CGGCGCCGAAGCTGCCCCCGCCGCCGAAGGACGAGGCGCCGGAGCTGGAGCGGATCAAGTACAAGCTGGAGACGGTCGTGTGGGCCTCGGCCGGCGAGGTGGACCAGAAGGGCACGAGGTCCAGCTGCTCGAAGTCCGAGAACGACATCATCGCGCTCGGCACGTACAAGTTCACCTGCGACGTGAAGCTGGACGACGTGCAGACCAGGTTCGCGATCACCGCCACGGTGAAGCGGTCGGAGGTCAACTGGGGCTGGTCGGCGGCCAAGCTGCCGGTGGCGGAGAAGAAGGCGGTGTACGAGGCGACCCGGCAGGCGTTCCGGCCGGCCCGGGTGACCTGTGACGTCACCGACCTGGAAGCCGTCGAGGTCGGCACGCGTACCGGCCTGACCTGCTGGGTCACCGACGTCTACAACGAGAACGTCACCTACCACGGCAAGCTCCTGCCCAACGGCGCCCTCGCGTTCCAACCGGACGGCTCATGACCGCCGCGCCCGTCTCTCATCCGGCGCCGCCGCCGGAGTCGCGCCCGGAGTCGCGTTCCGCGTCGGCTTCGGAGCCGCACGACGTCCCGAGCGGGTTCCGGCTCGGCTCGTCGACGGTCAGCCCGCCGGTCGTCCTCGCCCCGATGGCGGGGGTGACCAACGCGGCGTACCGCACGCTGTGCCGCGAGCAGGGCCAGGCGTACGTGCCCGACGCGGGATCTGCCCCGTCACCCGACGCGCCGACGGGCGGGGAACAACCGCTGGCCGGGGTGTACGTCTGCGAGATGATCACCTCCCGCGGCCTCGCCGAGGGCGACGAGACGACGAAGCGGATGCTGGTGTTCGACCCGGGCGAGACGGTCCGGTCGGTCCAGCTGTACGGCGTGGACCCCACCTACATCGGCCGGGCGACCGAGATCCTCTGCGGCGACTACGGCGTGGGGCACGTCGACCTGAACTTCGGCTGCCCGGTGCCCAAGGTCACCCGGCGCGGCGGGGGAGCGGTGCTGCCCTGGAAGCGCAACCTGCTCGGCGCGATCCTGCGTTCGGCGGTCGCGGCGGCCGCGCCGTACGGCGTCCCGGTGACGATGAAGACCCGCAAGGGCATCGACGAGGACCACCTGACCTTCCTGGAGGCCGGGCGGATCGCGCAGGACAGCGGCTGTGCGGCCATCGCGCTGCACGGGCGGACCGCCGCCCAGCACTACAGCGGCCAGGCCGACTGGGACTCCATCGCCGCGCTCGCGGGGGCGGTCGACATCCCGGTGCTCGGCAACGGCGACATCTGGGAGGCCGAGGACGCGGTACGCATGGTCCGCGAGACCGGGTGCTCCGGTGTCGTCGTCGGCCGCGGGTGCCTGGGCCGGCCGTGGCTGTTCCGCGACCTGGCGGCCGCGTTCGGTGGGCTGCCGGCACCGGCGCTGCCCGGGCTCGGCGAGGTGGCCGCGATGATGCGCCGGCACGCCGAACTCCTCGCGGGGTACGTCGGGGAGGAGCGCGGCTGCCGGGAGTTCCGCAAGCACGTTTCGTGGTACCTCAAGGGGTTCTCCGTCCGGCAGCAGGTCCGCCGGGACCTCGGCCTGGTGTCCGACCTCGCCGGGCTGGACGCCCTGGTCGCCGAGCTCGACCACGACCAGCCGTTCCCGGTCGCCGAGCTGGGCCTGGCCCGCGGCCGGCAGGGCAGCCCGCGGTCGGTCACCATGCCGGAGGGATGGCTGGACGACCGCGACGGGCTGGGGGAGGACCTGGCCGGCGCCGAGCTCGGCGTCTCCGGCGGCTGACACGGCTGACAGTTGTCCGGTGGGGGTACGGTCGGGATCATGGCTGAGCGTGAGGACCACGGGCTGTTCGGCCCCGGCTCGGTCACCTGGCGGGTGCACGGCGAGCACGTCATGTGGGTGGCGGGCGTCCGCGCGCTCTACCTGCAGGCGCTGTATCCGCGGGTCATGCGGGGCACCTTCCAGAACTCCGCGCTGTTCGACCGGAAGAAGGCCTGGGCGCGGTTCCTGCGTACGACCGACTTCGTGGCGATGCGCACCTACGGCACCAAGGCGCAGGTGAAGGAGGCCGGCCGGCGGGTCCGGGCCATCCACGCCGGCCTCACCGGCTACGACCCCGACACCGACGAGACGTTCCGGCTGGACGAGCCGGAGGGCCTGCTGTGGGTGCACTGCGGGGAGATCGACTCCTACGTCGACGTGGCCCGCAGGTCCGGCATCCTGGGCAGCGACAAGGAGGCCGACGCCTACGTAGCGGAGAGCAGGCGGGCCGCCGAGGTGGTCGGGATCCGGCGCTCCGACGCCCCCGCCTCGCGGGCCGACCTCGCCGACTATTTCGCCATGATGCGACCGAAACTGTACCTGTGCGACGAAGCCCGCCAGGGCGTGCTGAACTCGTTCAACCCGCCGTTTCCGTTCCGGCTGGCGCCGCTGCGGCTGGTGGTGCCCTCGCTCAACACGCTCGCCTTCATGGCGCTGCCGCGCTGGGCCCGCCGCATCTTCGGTGTACCCACGCTGCCCACCACCGAGCTGTCCGTCACCCTCAGCCTGCGGGCGGCC
This is a stretch of genomic DNA from Actinopolymorpha sp. NPDC004070. It encodes these proteins:
- the dusB gene encoding tRNA dihydrouridine synthase DusB, which translates into the protein MTAAPVSHPAPPPESRPESRSASASEPHDVPSGFRLGSSTVSPPVVLAPMAGVTNAAYRTLCREQGQAYVPDAGSAPSPDAPTGGEQPLAGVYVCEMITSRGLAEGDETTKRMLVFDPGETVRSVQLYGVDPTYIGRATEILCGDYGVGHVDLNFGCPVPKVTRRGGGAVLPWKRNLLGAILRSAVAAAAPYGVPVTMKTRKGIDEDHLTFLEAGRIAQDSGCAAIALHGRTAAQHYSGQADWDSIAALAGAVDIPVLGNGDIWEAEDAVRMVRETGCSGVVVGRGCLGRPWLFRDLAAAFGGLPAPALPGLGEVAAMMRRHAELLAGYVGEERGCREFRKHVSWYLKGFSVRQQVRRDLGLVSDLAGLDALVAELDHDQPFPVAELGLARGRQGSPRSVTMPEGWLDDRDGLGEDLAGAELGVSGG
- a CDS encoding oxygenase MpaB family protein; this translates as MAEREDHGLFGPGSVTWRVHGEHVMWVAGVRALYLQALYPRVMRGTFQNSALFDRKKAWARFLRTTDFVAMRTYGTKAQVKEAGRRVRAIHAGLTGYDPDTDETFRLDEPEGLLWVHCGEIDSYVDVARRSGILGSDKEADAYVAESRRAAEVVGIRRSDAPASRADLADYFAMMRPKLYLCDEARQGVLNSFNPPFPFRLAPLRLVVPSLNTLAFMALPRWARRIFGVPTLPTTELSVTLSLRAARQATSVLPPAPLPAAVAGAA